In Pseudophryne corroboree isolate aPseCor3 chromosome 3, aPseCor3.hap2, whole genome shotgun sequence, a genomic segment contains:
- the LOC135058148 gene encoding S-antigen protein-like isoform X2, with translation MKYLIFLALVGQALAFPQGKPGNHGPSGPGGHGGPGGPSGSDGPGGLDGPEGPGSNGGHGFYPFDNQNVTGLPPHYNVSLGINPPRHGRDDPRGPGGPEGPDGNDSHGFYPFDNKNVTGLPPHYNVSLGINPPRHDRDGPGGPEGPGGNGSHGFYPFNNQNVTGLPPHYNVSHGINPPRHGRDGPGGPGGPEGPGGNGSHGFYPFNNQNVTGLPPHYNVSHGINPPRHGRDGPGGPGGPN, from the coding sequence GAAATCATGGTCCTAGTGGTCCTGGAGGTCATGGTGGTCCAGGTGGTCCTAGTGGTTCTGATGGTCCTGGAGGTCTTGATGGTCCTGAAGGTCCAGGCAGTAACGGCGGTCATGGCTTCTATCCGTTTGACAACCAAAATGTAACCGGACTGCCCCCACATTACAACGTTTCTCTTGGCATCAACCCTCCAAGACACGGCAGAGATGATCCTAGAGGTCCTGGTGGTCCTGAAGGTCCAGACGGTAACGACAGTCATGGCTTCTATCCATTTGACAACAAAAATGTAACTGGACTGCCCCCACATTATAACGTTTCTCTTGGCATCAACCCTCCAAGACACGACAGAGATGGTCCTGGTGGTCCTGAAGGTCCAGGCGGTAACGGCAGTCATGGCTTCTATCCATTTAACAACCAAAATGTAACTGGACTGCCCCCACATTATAACGTTTCTCATGGCATCAACCCTCCAAGACACGGCAGAGATGGTCCTGGAGGTCCTGGTGGTCCTGAAGGTCCAGGCGGTAACGGCAGTCATGGCTTCTATCCATTTAACAACCAAAATGTAACTGGACTGCCCCCACATTATAACGTTTCTCATGGCATCAACCCTCCAAGACACGGCAGAGATGGTCCTGGAGGTCCTGGTGGTCCCAATTG
- the LOC135058148 gene encoding collagen alpha-2(I) chain-like isoform X3, with translation MHNVHKLRRNHGPSGPGGHGGPGGPSGSDGPGGLDGPEGPGSNGGHGFYPFDNQNVTGLPPHYNVSLGINPPRHGRDDPRGPGGPEGPDGNDSHGFYPFDNKNVTGLPPHYNVSLGINPPRHDRDGPGGPEGPGGNGSHGFYPFNNQNVTGLPPHYNVSHGINPPRHGRDGPGGPGGPEGPGGNGSHGFYPFNNQNVTGLPPHYNVSHGINPPRHGRDGPGGPGGPN, from the coding sequence GAAATCATGGTCCTAGTGGTCCTGGAGGTCATGGTGGTCCAGGTGGTCCTAGTGGTTCTGATGGTCCTGGAGGTCTTGATGGTCCTGAAGGTCCAGGCAGTAACGGCGGTCATGGCTTCTATCCGTTTGACAACCAAAATGTAACCGGACTGCCCCCACATTACAACGTTTCTCTTGGCATCAACCCTCCAAGACACGGCAGAGATGATCCTAGAGGTCCTGGTGGTCCTGAAGGTCCAGACGGTAACGACAGTCATGGCTTCTATCCATTTGACAACAAAAATGTAACTGGACTGCCCCCACATTATAACGTTTCTCTTGGCATCAACCCTCCAAGACACGACAGAGATGGTCCTGGTGGTCCTGAAGGTCCAGGCGGTAACGGCAGTCATGGCTTCTATCCATTTAACAACCAAAATGTAACTGGACTGCCCCCACATTATAACGTTTCTCATGGCATCAACCCTCCAAGACACGGCAGAGATGGTCCTGGAGGTCCTGGTGGTCCTGAAGGTCCAGGCGGTAACGGCAGTCATGGCTTCTATCCATTTAACAACCAAAATGTAACTGGACTGCCCCCACATTATAACGTTTCTCATGGCATCAACCCTCCAAGACACGGCAGAGATGGTCCTGGAGGTCCTGGTGGTCCCAATTG